From Cervus canadensis isolate Bull #8, Minnesota chromosome 28, ASM1932006v1, whole genome shotgun sequence, one genomic window encodes:
- the LOC122429558 gene encoding SLA class II histocompatibility antigen, DQ haplotype D alpha chain-like isoform X2 — protein sequence MKKALILRALALAAVMSPCGGEDIVADHVGTYGTNVYQTYGASGQFTFEFDGDELFYVDLGKKETVWRLPEFNNITTFEIQSALRNIIMSKRNLDILIKNSNFTPATNEGIAETTFYPKSDHSFLKFSYLTFLPSGDDFYDCRVEHWGLEEPLIKHWEPKIPTPTSELTETVVCALGLAMGLVGIVAGTVLILRVRCLGAASRRRRAM from the exons atgaagaaaGCTCTGATTCTGAGGGCTCTCGCTCTGGCCGCCGTGATGAGCCCCTGTGGAGGTGAAGACATCGTGG CTGACCACGTGGGCACTTATGGCACAAATGTCTACCAGACGTACGGCGCCTCTGGCCAGTTCACATTTGAATTTGATGGAGATGAGCTCTTCTACGTGGACctgggaaaaaaggaaactgtCTGGAGGCTGCCCGAGTTTAACAATATTACCACGTTTGAAATTCAGAGTGCCCTGAGAAACATTATTATGTCAAAAAGAAATTTGGACATCTTGATAAAAAATTCCAACTTTACACCTGCCACCAACG AAGGTATCGCTGAGACCACCTTCTACCCCAAGAGTGACCACTCCTTCCTCAAGTTCAGTTATCTCACCTTTCTTCCCTCCGGTGATGACTTCTATGACTGCAGAGTGGAGCATTGGGGCCTGGAAGAGCCCCTCATCAAGCACTGGG AGCCCAAGATTCCGACCCCTACATCAGAGCTGACAGAGACTGTGGTCTGTGCCCTGGGGCTGGCCATGGGCCTCGTGGGCATCGTGGCGGGCACTGTCCTCATCCTCCGAGTCCGGTGCTTGGGTGCTGCCTCCAGACGTCGAAGGGCCATGTGA
- the LOC122429558 gene encoding SLA class II histocompatibility antigen, DQ haplotype D alpha chain-like isoform X1: MKKALILRALALAAVMSPCGGEDIVADHVGTYGTNVYQTYGASGQFTFEFDGDELFYVDLGKKETVWRLPEFNNITTFEIQSALRNIIMSKRNLDILIKNSNFTPATNEIPEVAVFPKSSVVLGIPNTLICQVDNIFPPVINITWFYNGHFVAEGIAETTFYPKSDHSFLKFSYLTFLPSGDDFYDCRVEHWGLEEPLIKHWEPKIPTPTSELTETVVCALGLAMGLVGIVAGTVLILRVRCLGAASRRRRAM; encoded by the exons atgaagaaaGCTCTGATTCTGAGGGCTCTCGCTCTGGCCGCCGTGATGAGCCCCTGTGGAGGTGAAGACATCGTGG CTGACCACGTGGGCACTTATGGCACAAATGTCTACCAGACGTACGGCGCCTCTGGCCAGTTCACATTTGAATTTGATGGAGATGAGCTCTTCTACGTGGACctgggaaaaaaggaaactgtCTGGAGGCTGCCCGAGTTTAACAATATTACCACGTTTGAAATTCAGAGTGCCCTGAGAAACATTATTATGTCAAAAAGAAATTTGGACATCTTGATAAAAAATTCCAACTTTACACCTGCCACCAACG AAATCCCTGAAGTGGCTGTGTTTCCCAAATCCTCCGTGGTCCTGGGGATTCCCAATACCCTCATCTGTCAAGTGGACAACATATTTCCTCCTGTGATCAACATCACTTGGTTTTACAATGGACACTTTGTTGCAGAAGGTATCGCTGAGACCACCTTCTACCCCAAGAGTGACCACTCCTTCCTCAAGTTCAGTTATCTCACCTTTCTTCCCTCCGGTGATGACTTCTATGACTGCAGAGTGGAGCATTGGGGCCTGGAAGAGCCCCTCATCAAGCACTGGG AGCCCAAGATTCCGACCCCTACATCAGAGCTGACAGAGACTGTGGTCTGTGCCCTGGGGCTGGCCATGGGCCTCGTGGGCATCGTGGCGGGCACTGTCCTCATCCTCCGAGTCCGGTGCTTGGGTGCTGCCTCCAGACGTCGAAGGGCCATGTGA